One genomic segment of Hordeum vulgare subsp. vulgare chromosome 2H, MorexV3_pseudomolecules_assembly, whole genome shotgun sequence includes these proteins:
- the LOC123426262 gene encoding multiple organellar RNA editing factor 2, chloroplastic-like: MEGLYINVAAPMVSSGGVGDRAPTEMAPLFPGCDYMPWLIVIDKPTGEGPSENQVIGCYIRTLAKVLGSDEEAKKKIYNVSFESNLGFRCEVNEDISNNLEGIPSVLFMLPDSYVDPEHKEYAVLVVQEYILPL; this comes from the exons ATGGAGGGCCTTTACATCAatgttgctgctcccatg GTTAGTAGTGGCGGCGTGGGGGACCGAGCGCCCACGGAGATGGCGCCGCTATTCCCCGGGTGCGACTACATGCCCTGGCTGATCGTCATAGACAAGCCCACTGGCGAGGGGCCCTCCGAGAACCAGGTGATCGGTTGCTACATCCGTACCCTCGCTAAGGTCCTCGGAAG TGACGAAGAGGCCAAAAAGAAGATTTATAATGTCTCGTTTGAGAGCAACTTAGGGTTTAGGTGTGAGGTTAACGAGGATATATCCAACAATCTTGAAG GGATTCCTAGTGTTCTCTTTATGCTCCCAGATTCCTATGTTGACCCTGAACACAAGGAGTATGCAG TACTTGTAGTACAAGAGTATATCCTTCCACTTTAG